The genomic interval GGTACCTCCTGCAGGATTACAGGAACCCGCTGATGGAGATGGAGCCGAAGGTGCTGAGCGCTAGGAAGTGCCAGGTGGTGTTTTTTCGCCTGAAGGAGATCCTGCAGTGCCACTCCATGTTCCAGATCGCCCTTGCCTCCCGCGTGGCTGAGTGGGACTCGGCAGAGAAGATCGGGGACCTCTTCGTGGCCTCGGTAGGAGGAAAAGTTGGGGGACCGCTGCCAAACCTGCCCCTGGACTCCTCTCTGTGATAGCTGAGGTGGGGGGAGGATCCAAGTGATGCACCCCCACCTGGGGTACCACCAGCATCCTCAGCATCACTCCAAaaacacacccccccacccccaccccgttTTGCTGAGCCTTCCTTTTTGGGGGAGCCCCACGCCATCGcacctctcctcctgccctctccccagttCTCCAAGTCAATGGTGCTGGACGTCTACAGCGACTATGTCAACAACTTCACCACTGCCATGTCCCTCATCAAGAAGGCTTGTCTCACCAAACCTGCCTTCCTCGACTTCCTCAAGGTGAGCAGGACCCAAACGCAGGCACATGGCACTGCTGGGTGCTGTTATCActgaaaactttgctttttttgccttccctgccccccgcccctgcAGAAGAGGCAGATGGCCAGCGCCGACCGGGTCACGCTCTATGGGCTGATGGTGAAGCCCATCCAGAGGTTCCCTCAGTTCATCCTACTCCTGCAGGTATGGGCAAGGGGTACCTGCACCTCTCTTGCTTTGCACCCCATTTTTTTGCAACCTGGGTGCTGTGGGAAAGGGTTTAGGAAGGGACGCGGGTTCGGGTTGGCAGCTTGGTTGCAGCTTTGGGGACCATCCCAAGGATCTTCTTCCAAGCTTTGATTTCGGAGGTGCTGAAAGCGCTTCCGATCACAGCAGTCCCCACAGGGCTGATTTTCCTGGGGTGGCTTTTGTCCCCcatcctttccctgctccaggaCATGCTGAAAAACACTCCCAAGGGCCATGCGGACCGCCTGTCCCTCCAGCTGGCCCTCACCGAGCTGGAGACCTTGGCAGAGAAGCTCAACGAGCAGAAGCGCTTGGCCGACCAAGTCGCCGAAatccagcagctcagcaaaagCATCAGCGACCGCAGCAGCCTCAACAAGGTGGGTCCTTCAGCCTCACGCCCTCATCCTTGTGATGGGTATGTTTTGGAGCTGGTTGGTTGAGCTTTGCTGCTTCCACCTTCCTTTCTGCGTCAGGGGGTGGGGAAGCCAAGAATCCCGGTTTTATCCAAAAGGATGTTGAGCAAAAGCAAATCCTGAGGCTGGCACGGGGAAATTCCTCTCCAGCGAAAAGCAAGGATGAGTTGCTTTGTCTCATCCGCCTGATTTTGCAACTGTTGGtggcaaaaaacccaaacatcccCTAAGTGAAGTTCTTGCGACATATCCTGGGCCGTGGTGGCAAAAAGCGCAGCGGGGCACCcaccagctcagccctgggacTGGGATTTAGAGCTGGGGGGTGAAGAGAGACCCAAAACCAGCTGCCAAAGGACCACGTCGGTCTTCCAgggctctgctttcctgggggcTGGACATACAGGGTGCAAAGGGGGTTTGCATTGTGCAGCCCCAGAGCCTGTTGCACGGccatttctgcagagctgggagccacGTGTGGTCCTGGTTGGAGGAAAATCCTTGCAATAAGAGAAAAGCAACCAAATTTTGGGACAGGAGGCTTGCAAGAgcccccaggctgagccccctgcctgctccatcccctttgcagctgctgagctcggggcagcggcagctcctgctctgcgAGACGCTGACGGAGACGGTGTACGGCGACCGGGGGCAGCTCATCAAGTCAAAGGAGAGGAAGGTTTTCCTGCTCAATGACATGCTGGTCTGCGCCAACATCAACTTCAAGTACGTGCTGATGGCCCCAGACCCCCAAATCCCTTTGCAAAGCACCGATGTAAGGACCTTGCCTCTCCCCAACTCGATTTCAGGGCTTAGTGGGTTTTTCTCGCTCTACCCCACGGAGTTTTAAAACCCCCTCACCTTATTTTGGAGGGGGAAACCACCTGGTCTGGGGTTGCTTTGCCCCCACTGTGGACATGTCTCCATGCAAAGCCCCATCCCCTCTTgactgtggtgtcctggagCTGGTGCGAGGTCTGGGAGCCTGCTAGGACCTCAGGGCTTAGTGGAGGTTGATGCTGTAGAGGAAAACCTTTGGGGTGTTCCCCATCACACCTCTTTCTTAaccatttttcccttctttcaggCCGGTGAACGCAGGGTAGGTGCTGCTTGTGGTCTGCTGTGGTCGTGTGCCCCACATCTGGGGGTGCAGGCATGCACCAGTGCATGGCGTGGGGTTACCAGTGGAGGGGCTTGGcttgcaaaatgcattttgccAGGGCTCGCAGGGCAAGCCACAGTGCCTGCTCATGGATTTACCTACACTTTTGCATCCTCCCTCGGCAGAGGCCAGCTGGAAATTAGCAGCCTGGTGCCCCTGGGTCCCAAATACGTGGTGAAGTGGAGCACGGCCCTCCCGCAGGTGCAGGTGGTGGAGGTGGGGCAGGAGAGCGGTGCCTACGACAAGGACAACGTCGTCATCCACAACGCCGGTGCCAAGAAGCACGCGCCAGCCGGGCAGGCTTCGCACAGTGAGCACCCATCCCTCGATCCTGTGTTGGGCTGGTTTcggtggggtgggatggagcATCCTCCCTGGACCtcatttctccatttttccaCCCAAGATAAAGTCTACCTGGGGCCACCACGACtcttccaggagctgcaggacttGCAGAAGGACCTGGCGGTGGTGGAGCAGATCACCCTGCTCATCAGCACCTTGCATGGCACCTACCAGGTATCTGTGTGCCAAAGCATGGTCAGACTCATGATTTGGGTGGAACCAAGCCTGGCTGCGTTGCGATAACCGTGTGGACCCTCAGGGGCTGCTGGTCACCTCATCCTCCTGAGCCCCGCAGATGATAGTTGGGGGTGATTCAGGCTTGTGTTGGAGGCACTGCTGTGATTTTATGACTTTTTCTTTAGAACCTGAACATGACGGTGGCCCAGGACTGGTGCTTGGCCTTGCAGAGGATGATGAAGGTGAAGGAAGAGGAGATCCACTCTGCCAACAAGTGCCGCCTCCGCCTTCTGCTGCCTGGGAAGCCGGACAAGTGAGTTTGTGGATCATGGATGGGCTCTTCCCaccctgggcaggaggaggctgaaGATCAACGTGATGATGCTTTCCCTATGCAGGTCTGGCCGCCCCATCAGCGTCATGGTGGTCTTCATCACCCCAAACCCCCTGAGCAAGATCTCCTGGGTGAATCGCCTGCACTTGGCCAAGATAGGACTGCGTGAGTGGTCTCATGGCGTGGGGCTTGCCATCACCCTTGCTCTGAAAAGCCAGATTTGGGAGCGTGGCGAGGTGGTTTGCTTCAGTCCCAGCATCCTGATGCGAAATGGggcagtgggggggggggggggaattgaGAGCAAAGGGGTAGAGAACATTTTGCGAGGTCACAACTGGAAATGATGGGAATTGATAATTCTGGCTCAAAATGCGGCTTGCTGCTCTCAGGTGGCATCTCCAGGTTGGCATCACCTGGTGATGGATTTCCACTGGCTCTCGTGCTGATGGTGCTGACCCATTTTCCATGAAATAATATGAATAAGCAAAGGAGGAGCCgtccctcctgctgcttccctaTCCCTATTCCTATTTAACTCcaccagccactgcagcaaaagaaaaagagttttaatggaagggaaaaaaaaaaatcatttgaaatCCTATTTGAGTGCTCGGATCCCCCTGGGCTGGAAAGATTTTTGATTCTCTTGTTTTCACCAGTTtatgtgtttggtttgggttttgtttttattttaatctgggATGCCTAGGGGATAATCCTGTATCCATGAGTTCgaaatgaaaacacattaaagCCTAATGTGAAGAAACACATTAGGGTGtatttccctccccccctttaTATATTATCTGTTTTTgggggggcttttttttttttttgctgccacTCGAGGCAGTTGTTTGGCTGCGTGCTGCGCAGTAGTTTGGAGGAGAGGGGTGAGATGTACCCCAGGTCTGCAGATGATGGTGGTGGTTTAGGGTTGGAGATGAGCACCCTGCACCTCACATGCCTGATTTTGGGGTCCCAtcagggaggggagggatgctAAGGGGTGTCCTGGCTGTCTTCAATCTCCTCTGCTCACCACAGGGGAAGAGAACCAGCCGGGCTGGCTCTGTCCCGATGAAGACAAGAAGAGCAAAGCTCCTTTCTGGTGCCCCATCCTCTCCTGCCAcatgcctgccttctcctccaagGCCCTCGATCTGCAGGTAAGAGCAACAGCCAAGTTCTTCTCCAGCCCCCCCCCAACACCTCCTTCCCCTTTACATCCATCATTTTGGGGAATAAAGGCAGAAATCCCATGGCGGATGGGCTGGATGGGGCGGCCAGGCTGGTTGCAAAGGCAGAAATCGGTGCAATCCActctggaaaaattaaaaatacaagttagGCTGTGGCTCGATCCCGAATTTTGGGGCGTGCATGGATACCCTGCATGTGTTAGGGTAATTCGGGGGTGTTGTAACCCCCCCACGCCCCGATCTTTCCTGCAGCTTGGCACTGCCGTGCACAACCCTGTGCAGTCCTCCCTGCTGGGCTTCTCCGCCGTCAGCACCTCGCTGCCGCAGGGCTACCTCTGGGTGAgcaaacccaccccaaaacgGGGCAAAACCTGCCGGGTTTGGGTCATGCTGGCTGCAGACCCCCTCCTCAGCGCTCGTGGCTGGTGCTAACACCCCTTTTCTGCTCCCCGCAGgttgggggggggcaggaaggtGCAGGGGGGCAGGTGGAGATCTTCTCCCTCAACCGCGCCGTGCCGCGGACGGTGAAGTCCTTCCCGGTAGCCTCGCCGGTGCTGTGCATGGAGTACATCCCTgaggggggcgaggggggccCGGCGGGCACCCAGGAGCCTCACCCCACCACCGAGCAGCCCCCCGCATCCCCGCATCCCACCGTGTGCTTGGGCTTACAGGATGGCAGGTGAGCCCGCAGCCTCTGCATCCATCCTCCGGTGCGATCGCCAGCACCGAGCCTTGAGGACCAGCACCatctcctgcatctcccccctgttcccccccccccccccccagcatcgCCGTCTATGGCAGCGTGGACACGGGGACGCAGTGCTTGTTGACCTGCAAAAGCCCGGGCATGCAGCCCGTCCTCTGCCTGCGGCACAGCCCCCAGTACCTGTTTGCAGGGCTACAGGATGGAACCGTGGCCGCCTACCCCCGCAGCAACGGTGAGGGCACCCCCGTGCATGCTTTCGGACAGGCTTTGTGGTGGGACCCCTCAAAAGTATGGAGCAGGAGGTTCTTCGTGCCGGCAAGATACGCTGGCTGCTAAAATGGTGATAAATATTTGTCATTATCCCCCTGCTCCCActatttcattctgctccttgCAGCCCGGGAGAGGGGAAGCTGGTTTACGTCGCCAAGACGAATGCAGAAGGGGCTCAGTTTTGGGGGGAAAAGGGTAGAAAACAGTCCTGGGGAGGGGTTGGTACCGCAGCAAAGGGTTTGCTGGGAGGCTGGTTGCACTCGAGGGATGCAGGAGGGGTCTGACACTGGGATGCGCAAGCAATCGGAGCTCTTGGCTTCAAAAAATTTACCTTTTTCATGCTATAAACCGAGCTGATCCCCTCCAAACCTCATCCACACAAAACCTCTTTCCTTCATTAGCTTgattttgggtttattttccctggctccagctgggGCCAAGGCTGTGGCTTGCTGAGAGCCTTCCTCCCCAGGGACTCCTCGCCTGGGCTCTTAAATGCCTTTGCTTTGTCGCTAGAGGGTAGGAAAGAGCCTCAAATAATGTCACATTGGCCTATTTTTGGACAAAAACCTTCATTTGCTCCCAGGTaacctgcagagagcagcaccCAAACCAACCCAGAGCCAGTAAAACCACTTCAGTTGCATTTTGGGGTGCTGCGCATCCCCTTTCCAACCTTACCGCAACGGTGCAAGCCAATTAAAGTgcctttaatttaatttcaattgCAGAAAGGCACActgaaggcagccagctgctggcaggactGCAGGGTGGGGTTTTTAATCTTATCCTTatctttttggaaagaaaaagcttacCTGAAATAGCTTGTTTTTACGTGAAAATTAGGATTTGCTGAAAGATGGCTCGGTTGCAAACTCCTGCTGATGGGAGCAGAGGTCCGAGCGCCCAAAGGGCTCTTTTATCCCTCAGTTCTTAcggttttattaaaaaaaaaaaaaattgcattggAAATAAGGAAAGGAGAGCAATTATCTATTGAAGCTTCTCAGCCACTGCTGGTGGTGAATTCATCCAAATCCAGGTTGGATGCTGTTCACAGACACTCCAGATCCACCCTGGATGAATCGGCTCTGGAGTGTTGCTtcaagagcaaataaaaaataaattaaaaaatcaatttttggCTTTTCCAGCAAGGAACGTGCCGGAGTGTTGCAGGTGGCCAGTTGTTTGCTGCTAACAAGCTGTTTGCACGGGGTCAAAGGGGCTCTGGGGGGGGTGAAGCTGGGGGTGTGAACTCCCCTCATCCTTGGGGTTGTGGCACGAAGATGCTCAGAGGCATcctgggtgatgctggggacACAAGGCGTTCGCAGCTGACCCCAGCAGCCCTTTAGGGCAGCTTCAGCTGTATCAAAAGatgattttcctttttgctgagCATCTTCTTGCTCCCCCCTACCCCAATCCTGGCATCTCTGCTCTAGGGGGGCTGTGGGACCTGGCGGAGCAGCCCACCCGCCTGGCTGTGGGTACCGGCCCCGTGCGAGCTCTCCTGACGCTGGATGAGACCCTTTGGGCCAGCTGTGCCAACCAGGTCACTGTCCTCGATGCCACCAGCCTCCGCGCCCAGGTAGGGAGCATCGCCGGGACCCCTGTGCTACATCTGCAGGGGGATGCAGAGGTGGCTTTGGGGGGGTCACCGTGGTTTAAGCCCCAAAGGATGCACAGGCACAGGCGCATCCCTGCCTATGCAATGCCCAAACCAAccttttattgctgctttttgctgcttttcattacTTTTGGGTCCCTTCCCTCCGACATGGTGTCACAGGAAGAGGATGCAGAGAtgtcttctgcagctgcatAAACAGGGAGTGCTGAAtagttgctttttccttttaaaaaatccctttctcccacctttaattttcacatttagtGCCCAAACTTAGTTTGCATGTATTAGCTGTCGTAAATCCAGCCTAACGGCGGTGCCGGGGATGAATAATGCATCGGGGACTGGATTCGCTTTCAgtctctgattttatttatgacaggagctgggtgggaatttttgcagaagaaaagtgatgggggaggaaaaaaacgGTGGTGGTGGGATGCTTGGGGGATGGTATAAATGGTATTTGATGGAGAGCTGTGTAGTGTAGGGTCTTGGGTCTGCCTGGGTGGGACCAGAGACTCGGGAATAAACCCcctgtggggtgggggatgaGGGGGACATCACCTAAAAGTCTCTCTTTACCGCTGGTTTGGGCTGGTTTGGGGGGGATGCTCTGTGCTGGTCCTCTCTGGGAAGGGGGTTGATACcagctcctcttttttttttttttttaatacgcatatcaaataaattttaaggcaaaaaaatgTCTCGAAGCCATAGGAGAGGGAGGGTGAAGTTGCTGCCTGCAGGTTTCTCCCCCAGTGATTTAACCCTTTGATGCTGACGTGTTTTTATCCCTCAATCCTGCCcgcagcccaggctgcagcatgggCAACTTTTTGGATGCAAGAAGatgtttttcctgcagtttgcATCCTGTGTCTGGTAGGGAAATGCTCTGGCGGGGAGTTTGGGAAGCAGATGGACCAGTCCGTGATCCCCAAAGAGCTCTTGCAAGGGGGCTGAGCCTTGTCACTGTTTTTTGTCGTTGGAGGGGAGCAGGAAGGTCTTGTCCCACCTTGGGGTGGATTTGGCAGATGCAGCTCATCAGGCAAATGAgtcttttaaagaagaaaaagaaggtggaGGGGGTGGGAAATGCTGTGTTatcatccaaaaaaacccccgaGGGGTTTGGAGATGGGCTGGTTTTGGTGTCCTCTGGCCAGAGCTGGCGAGGATGGGGGGACCTCACGGTCACTCTGGTCCCCTCCCCATGCAGCTCCTGGAGAGAgcccaaggcagcagcagttttAGGGAGCAActttttgatttcatttttgcaaTTCCCCTTCTGGTAGCAAACCTTCGAGGCCCACCCGGACACGGAGGCCAGCGTCACGCACATGATCAAGGCGGGCAGCGGGGTCTGGATGGCCTTTTCCTCAGGCTCCTCCATCCGCCTCTTCCACACCGAGACGCTGGAGCATCTGCAGGAGATCAATATTGCCACCAGGACCACCTTCGTCCTCCCGGGTGAGCTGCCCTTTCTCCCTGGCTCTTAATTGCAATTAATGGGCAAGGTGGGGCATCACCCCATGGGtgtgttgctttgctttatgGCTGTGCTGATGTACAGAGAAACTGTGAGGAATTTATTTGGTTAATGGTGTAAAGATTTGAGCTTGGGCCTCTGGGGTCTCTCCTCATTGAATGCAGAGACAGAGCCAGTGGTGCCTTTGCATCCGTGCGCgcatccctgcatcccacctTTGCACCCGTTGCTCCCATGTGTGCACCTTATCCGTACAGCCCACCCTTGTGTGTGCACGTGCATCCGCTCACCCCGTGTGTGCACCCACTCACCTCAGAGGCGCACCTCCTCTTTGCATCCGTGCACCCCACCCTTGCACAAGTGTGTGCACCCCATGCACCCCATCTTTGCAGCCCTGCACCCATGCACCCCATCTTTGCACCCGTTCACTCTTGCACCCCATTTTTGCACCCCTGCACCCTTGCACCCCATCTTTGCACTGCGTGTGCATCCTCACATGCCTCCTCAGACACACGTGCATCCCCATGCATGCATCCTTGCACCACATCCTTGCACCCCTGCACACATCTATGCGTGCACCCCACTGCCGTTACCCTGTGcaccccttttttccccaccttaCCATCCAGCACCATCTCCCCGCTGTGTCCACCCACCCGGCTCTCGCCTGCCCCAGGCTTGCAAGGTTGGCTCTCCCCTAGTTCCAGCTACAGAGCAACATAATTGTGTAATTAGTTATAAGCACGATACTCATGTAAgtcacttttccctttttttttttttttttttttagggcatgttaaaatatttatcacttccttttcttcctgggCGAGTGAGCGTTGGGTATTAATGCGTTTTTGAACTTGCGCTCCCTCATCCTTTTTAACTCGACAGGTCATTAATAAAgtcctcctggagaaactggagTTGCATCTCCGCAGATATATTGCTTTGCCGAGTTCGACGCCGTGCAGCGCTAAGTCCTGgcaataaaatattcatttgcCATTAGAagtctcactttttttttttttttctccccctcctttttttgtttatatttgtaGTGCTTTCCTTGGCGTGGAGACCTTTGTGCAAAGATGCTGCTTGGTTCTGAGGGGCTCTGGAGTGTGTTCCCCATGAAAAATCCACTGGTGATGGGTTATTTGCGAAGATGCTGCTGTAAAATCATCCCTcaccctctttttttaattttttttctttccccgcTCATGCAGGTCAAAAACATGTCCGTGTCACCAGCCTGCTCATCTGCCAGGGTTCGCTTTGGGTGGGCACTGACCAGGGCATCATCGTGCTGCTGCCCGTGCCCCGCTTGGAGGGCATCCCCAAAATCACTGGTGAGCACCCACAaaccccctccctgggcagaTGCATCCTTATTTTGGGGCTTGTTTTTAGcaacccccccttttttttggcaggaaaaGGCATGGTGTCCCTCAATGGGCACGGTGGCCCCGTGGAGTTTTTGGCAGTGGCGCTGAGCACCCTGGCACCCGATGTGCTGAAGGGTgatcaggaggaggaagaggagggtgagGAAGAGAAACCCCCAGAACTGGATGGTCCCCCACCTcgggaaatgagaaaaaaagggattttattACAATACCGCTTGCGATCCACCtcccacctccccgggcagctgCTGTCGGTGCGGGAAGCGCCCACGGGTGGCACGCCGGCGCACACGGAGGAGGACGGCTCCATCTATGAGATGGCTGATGACCCCGACGTCTGGGTGCGGAGCCGACCCTGTGCCCGTGACACCCCACGCAAGGAGATCTCCTCGGTGGCCATCGTTTCGGGGGGCCGGGGTTACCGTAACTTCAACGCTGAATCGCCGCGCCGGGGAAGCGATGCCGACAGCACCCTGCTCATCTGGCAGGTGCCATTGATGCTATAGCACCGCGGGACCCCCCCCACCCATCCACCCGGCACCTACCTCAAAAAGCCACCCAAAAGCTGCCGGGGGTGGTCCTGCCCTGGGTGCATCACCCtttagttttttttaaggaggaaaagactgaaaaatgggcttttttgctttttttcttccccgcccccccccccccccccccccaagaaaacagctttgtgcATGGGGAGAGGGGAGTTTTTAATGGCAGGAACGGCAACCTCCCTGCGGGCTTTGGAGGTGCCGGCTCTTTGGCCAAAGGTGTCTGTGTGTCTGcgtgtgaatatatatatatatatatataaatatatatatatataaatatgatGTATATTATTACCTGTATAAAGAAGGAATCTGTATATATTGGGGCACTTGGAGCTGCAGAAATAGTGATGAGAGCATTCAGCGAGTGCCGGCTGCGCCGAAACGGGGGGATTTGGCTGAAATAACCATTTTTTTGACTGTGAATTGAGGATATTTGGTACAAAAATCCCCTGTTTTGGGGAGTTGAGTACTCGCGGTTTccagaggaaaggaaattttGGGAGCGTGGAAATAAATCCTATAGGAATCGGTGTGTTTCCTTGCAGTATTTTGTAACTGGGTTTGGCTTGGGtgctaatgttttctttcctttgcttcagcGACACATCCCAAGGGGTTCATATACCCTCAAAAATCAATCAGAAGCCCCCAGATGCCCGTTTTTGCACTCCCCAGAAATGGTGCAGGATGGAGGGAAGATGGGGAGAAGGATGTACCCTGTCACCTGCATCTCTGGTACCCAGAGCATTCTCCGTCCACGGCAGAGAAACACAAGGCCAGGGAGGTGGAAACTTGTCCGAGGACTAAATCAATTTATAATGCGATCCTCTAACTGGCTTcaatttgattttcatttgtaGCATTACAATTATCAGATTTAAATTCCCAACCGCTCAACCTTGAAATGGGACGGCatggctcctgctgccagggagCGAAGATTATCCGCCTTGTACCGATTTCTGAGTATTTTTCTAATTAGCCATCAAATGTgctttgctgggtttttctttctttgccctTAAAGTCTTTTCTGATTAAGTTTTCTCCCTATCTCAGCTGCATGAAATGGCATGAAGAGGGGGGCAATCTCCAGACCAGCCGCAGCTGGAGGACCACGAGCATCCTCATGAGCATCTGTGATGTCCGTGGGAAGGGTGTCAAAAGAGCTTGTGGCTTTTTCCACccctttttcctattttccatTGCAATTTTACCACCTTTGGGGTCAGTGTGTGAGAAAGCAGCTGGTTCTCGAGGGATATCACCCCATGGAGCTGTAAGGATTTCCCACGCTATGTGATTGCAATGGCAcagttaaaatatatatatatttattgcaGAGCTGGATGTAATGACAGCTGTGGAGTATGCACTTTATTTAGCAAGAGGAtcttaaaaacaatttgtgGGACCCCAGACACCATCCCTCTGGGCTCACCAGCCACCTGAGCTACAATTGCAATCAAAATACCCCAAAATGAGGATGCTACATCGAGCTGCGCTGCTGCTTTTGAAGCCGGGAGGAGATGCCACTGCAGGTTTTGTCCCCCCACGCATGGCCTGATGGCACCGGGAGGCTCTACAACCTGGCATATTTTTTCCCAAGTTGATGTCCTCTAGCTAACGAGGATGTTTCTCATGCTAACGGTGTGTGTTGGGCTCCTGTAAGGAGAGGGGAGCTGTCAGACCAATGAggtttgttgctgctgccttaatGAGCTGCGTTATTAACCGAAGAGTGGCCTGACCCCAATCTCCCCCAATctggggacagccctgggcagggtcACCACCATCTCCCGTGCACAAGAGGCAAAAAGTGTATTTAATGCGCTAAATGCAACTATTTCTATGCTGGTACTCTTCAGAAGATGCTTTTGCAAGACCTGAACACGCTCCCCCCTCATCCCAGTTGGAGGATGGCTGTTCTGCACCAAGAATCATCTTCCCaagtttatgatttttttattattatttattacttc from Falco biarmicus isolate bFalBia1 chromosome 3, bFalBia1.pri, whole genome shotgun sequence carries:
- the ARHGEF10L gene encoding rho guanine nucleotide exchange factor 10-like protein isoform X3, whose translation is MTQLMKAAKSGTKDGLEKTKIAVMRKVTFLHRKEAPGDSEEEDTGFLEVTVSDMKHPPPELGPMPEGLSPQQVVRRHILGSIVQSERSYVDSLKRILQDYRNPLMEMEPKVLSARKCQVVFFRLKEILQCHSMFQIALASRVAEWDSAEKIGDLFVASFSKSMVLDVYSDYVNNFTTAMSLIKKACLTKPAFLDFLKKRQMASADRVTLYGLMVKPIQRFPQFILLLQDMLKNTPKGHADRLSLQLALTELETLAEKLNEQKRLADQVAEIQQLSKSISDRSSLNKLLSSGQRQLLLCETLTETVYGDRGQLIKSKERKVFLLNDMLVCANINFKGQLEISSLVPLGPKYVVKWSTALPQVQVVEVGQESGAYDKDNVVIHNAGAKKHAPAGQASHNKVYLGPPRLFQELQDLQKDLAVVEQITLLISTLHGTYQNLNMTVAQDWCLALQRMMKVKEEEIHSANKCRLRLLLPGKPDKSGRPISVMVVFITPNPLSKISWVNRLHLAKIGLREENQPGWLCPDEDKKSKAPFWCPILSCHMPAFSSKALDLQLGTAVHNPVQSSLLGFSAVSTSLPQGYLWVGGGQEGAGGQVEIFSLNRAVPRTVKSFPVASPVLCMEYIPEGGEGGPAGTQEPHPTTEQPPASPHPTVCLGLQDGSIAVYGSVDTGTQCLLTCKSPGMQPVLCLRHSPQYLFAGLQDGTVAAYPRSNGGLWDLAEQPTRLAVGTGPVRALLTLDETLWASCANQVTVLDATSLRAQQTFEAHPDTEASVTHMIKAGSGVWMAFSSGSSIRLFHTETLEHLQEINIATRTTFVLPGQKHVRVTSLLICQGSLWVGTDQGIIVLLPVPRLEGIPKITGKGMVSLNGHGGPVEFLAVALSTLAPDVLKGDQEEEEEGEEEKPPELDGPPPREMRKKGILLQYRLRSTSHLPGQLLSVREAPTGGTPAHTEEDGSIYEMADDPDVWVRSRPCARDTPRKEISSVAIVSGGRGYRNFNAESPRRGSDADSTLLIWQVPLML
- the ARHGEF10L gene encoding rho guanine nucleotide exchange factor 10-like protein isoform X4, whose product is MWKKRPSLHCDAALARSPSSSSAASASGDSEEEDTGFLEVTVSDMKHPPPELGPMPEGLSPQQVVRRHILGSIVQSERSYVDSLKRILQDYRNPLMEMEPKVLSARKCQVVFFRLKEILQCHSMFQIALASRVAEWDSAEKIGDLFVASFSKSMVLDVYSDYVNNFTTAMSLIKKACLTKPAFLDFLKKRQMASADRVTLYGLMVKPIQRFPQFILLLQDMLKNTPKGHADRLSLQLALTELETLAEKLNEQKRLADQVAEIQQLSKSISDRSSLNKLLSSGQRQLLLCETLTETVYGDRGQLIKSKERKVFLLNDMLVCANINFKGQLEISSLVPLGPKYVVKWSTALPQVQVVEVGQESGAYDKDNVVIHNAGAKKHAPAGQASHNKVYLGPPRLFQELQDLQKDLAVVEQITLLISTLHGTYQNLNMTVAQDWCLALQRMMKVKEEEIHSANKCRLRLLLPGKPDKSGRPISVMVVFITPNPLSKISWVNRLHLAKIGLREENQPGWLCPDEDKKSKAPFWCPILSCHMPAFSSKALDLQLGTAVHNPVQSSLLGFSAVSTSLPQGYLWVGGGQEGAGGQVEIFSLNRAVPRTVKSFPVASPVLCMEYIPEGGEGGPAGTQEPHPTTEQPPASPHPTVCLGLQDGSIAVYGSVDTGTQCLLTCKSPGMQPVLCLRHSPQYLFAGLQDGTVAAYPRSNGGLWDLAEQPTRLAVGTGPVRALLTLDETLWASCANQVTVLDATSLRAQQTFEAHPDTEASVTHMIKAGSGVWMAFSSGSSIRLFHTETLEHLQEINIATRTTFVLPGQKHVRVTSLLICQGSLWVGTDQGIIVLLPVPRLEGIPKITGKGMVSLNGHGGPVEFLAVALSTLAPDVLKGDQEEEEEGEEEKPPELDGPPPREMRKKGILLQYRLRSTSHLPGQLLSVREAPTGGTPAHTEEDGSIYEMADDPDVWVRSRPCARDTPRKEISSVAIVSGGRGYRNFNAESPRRGSDADSTLLIWQVPLML